A single region of the Drosophila miranda strain MSH22 chromosome 2, D.miranda_PacBio2.1, whole genome shotgun sequence genome encodes:
- the LOC108153932 gene encoding uncharacterized protein LOC108153932 — MKLLCSAKTVALLLWMSLIRNGHAEQEPPLSVLTASNDDPKNPLIVLSNPITKPEISEEVKYETTETDITIDADGEVTVVPVKSTQPTRAPQKKKPGLNVSDGPQGYLQAQLLSMPEMWNSSPQLALGSNTAATKPPMPPTLQPWYYPMPVYIPYPIPFMMNDAQRFRIESGKHLEGPKSE; from the exons ATGAAGCTACTCTGCAGTG CTAAAACTGTTGCCCTACTGCTATGGATGTCATTGATAAGAAATGGCCACGCGGAGCAAGAGCCTCCCCTCTCAGTTCTGACAGCTAGCAATGATGATCCGAAAAATCCACTGATCGTGCTTTCGAACCCCATAACAAAGCCAGAGATATCGGAGGAAGTTAAATACGAAACAACGGAGACAGACATAACTATCGACGCTGATGGGGAAGTTACAGTTGTTCCAGTGAAATCTACGCAGCCAACACGGGCGCCACAGAAGAAGAAGCCTGGGCTCAACGTTTCGGACGGACCTCAAGGATATCTGCAGGCTCAACTTTTGTCAATGCCTGAAATGTGGAACAGTTCTCCTCAATTAGCACTTGGCTCGAACACGGCTGCAACTAAACCCCCAATGCCACCCACTTTGCAACCGTGGTACTATCCGATGCCGGTATATATCCCATATCCAATTCCATTTATGATGAACGATGCCCAAA GATTCAGGATTGAATCTGGAAAACATCTGGAAGGACCCAAATCAGAATAA